Genomic DNA from uncultured Desulfosarcina sp.:
GGCACGACTTCAGGCCGGACTACCTCTACGCAGCACGCTTCATCCGGGAATTCGCCAGGGAGCAGAATCAGCCGGTGCCGCCGGTTGGCTGCTTTACGGCCACTGCAAAAAAAAGCGTTACCGAAGAGATCGAAAACCACTTTCGTGAGAAACTCGGCCAGGAACTGCAACTCTACGAAGGCGGTGTCGAACGGCAAAATCTTTCTTTTGAAGTCGTCCCCCTCTCAAAAGCGGAAAAACTGCAACGAACCCAAGAGATGATCCAGGACCATCTGGATTCCAACGACGATCCGGGGGGCATCATCGTCTATGCTTCCACACGCAAGGATACGGAGGAAATCCGGGAATTCCTCTTTCATCAGGGATTGGTAGCCGAGGCCTTTCACGCCGGGATCGACTCAAAGGAGAAACGCGACATCATCGAAGCCTTTATCGCCGGGCATACCCCCATCATTTGTGCCACCAATGCCTTCGGTATGGGTATCGACAAAGAAAATATCCGCCTGGTGATCCATTTCAGCATGCCTGGGTCATTGGAAAACTACATCCAGGAGGCCGGTCGTGCCGGCCGGGACCTGAAACCGGCACGCTGCATTCTCTTATACGATGAGGAGGATGCAAAGCTGCAGTTCAGCATGGGATCTTTGTCAGAGGTGAGGCGCAAGGAGATTGCCCGAACACTGCGGGCCTTGCGACGCAAGAAAAGAAACGAAAATGGCGAAATCGTCGTCACCACGGACGAACTCATCCGCGATGAAGATTGGGCCGACATAAAGGAACTGAAACCCGAGTTCCGGGACACCAAAATCAGAGCCTCCATCGCCTGGCTGGAGCGAGCGGGCTTCCTGCAGCGCAACCATAACCTTACGGAAGCCTTCCAGGGCAAGCCCCTGGTCGATTCGCTCGAAGCGGCCACAGAAATCATGAACCGGCTCAACATCACACCTCAAACCAGACACCTCTGGCTCGGCATCCTGCAGCAGATCATCAACAGCCCGAAAGATCGCGGTATCCGGGCTGACGAACTCGCAGAAGCGCTGTTTACTGAAAAAGAAACGCTCCAGACCATGGAACGACAAACCGGGCAGACCGCCGCCCAGATCGTCATTTCGGCCCTGCATGACATGTCGGATGCCAGGCTGATCGACAAGGGGCTCATGCTGTCGGCAACCTTTCGTCCAAAAGGGAAAAACAACGCCCTGATAACTTTTCAAACGGTCTGTGGGCTTGAAGACAAGCTGATCCGCCTGCTGCAGATCGATGATCCCGACGCGGAAAACGGAGACTGGGTCGAACTGGATATCCGGCGCCTGAACCAGAAACTGACCAACGAGGAATGCCCGACCAGCCCGGACGTTTTGAGGTTGCTGATCAAAGGGATATCCTACGACGGCAAAGGCTTTGCCGCGTCGACCGGCAGCTTTGAAATCGGCCATGTGGATCGGCACCACTACCGGGTCAGGCTCAGACGCAGCTGGGATAACATCCGCAAAACGATTTTTCTACGGCAAAATGTCGCCAACGCAATATTACGAAAGCTGATCGAACTGGTTAACAAACAGGCTGCGGAAACCGGCGCCAAGGTTACGGGAAACGTGCAAATCACTTTCACCAGCGACGACCTGTCGGCTGCGATCAAGTCGGATCTGACACTCAGCGCCGAAGTCAAAAAAATGCTGCCGGCCATGGAGCGGGCACTGATGTTCCTGCACGAACAGCACGTGATCGAACTTCAGGGTGGATTGGCCGTTCTCAGGCAGGCCATGACGCTGCGATTGGCAGAGGCGGCCAAAGGCCGTTACTACAGCAAGGGCGATTATAAGCCATTGGCCGTACACTACCAGGAAAAGAGACTTCAAGTCCACGTGATGATGCGCTATGCGATCCTGGCCCTCGAAAAAATTGCCCCTGCGTTGGCGCTTGTCCTGGATTATTTCACTTTAGGCCGCGTGAAATTCATCAATAAATATTTCGAAGGGGACCGGGAACTGCTGGACAAGGCCACGACGGCCGAGTCCTTCCGTATGATCGTCGACAACCTGCACAACCCGATTCAGATCGGGGCTGTGGGGCGTCCTGTGGATGACAGTTTGCTCATCCTGGCCGGCCCTGGATCGGGCAAGACGATGGTTATCGTGCACCGCTGTGCCTATTTACTCGAGGTGGAGCGGATACCGGCGCGCCAGATTCTGGTGCTGTGTTTCAACCACAGTTCTGCCATGGTGCTCAAGAAGCGACTGCGTGCCCTGGTCGGGAAGGTAGCCAATGCGGTTACCATCGCCACCTATCACGGTGCTGCAATGCGCTTGGCCGGGATCTCCATTCGCGACATGGCCGCTGGACACAGCCAGAACAACATCCAGTTCGACCGCATCATCAAGGATGCGGTCGAACTGCTGAATGGGGAAAAGGATATTCCAGGCGTAGAAGCCGATGAACATCGGGATCGTTTGCTGGCCGGTTACAGCCACATCCTCGTGGACGAATATCAGGACATCGACGAGGATCAGTACGACCTCGTATCCGCCATTGCCGGCAGGTCGCTTGCGGAGGAGGACAGCCGGCTGGCCATCGTGGCCGTGGGCGACGACGATCAGAACATCTATACGTTCCGCGGCGCAAACATCCGCTTTATTCGGCGCTTCCAGGAAGATTACAGCAAAGACGTGGTGTATCTCGTTGAAAATTACCGTTCCAGCAGGCACATCATTTCAGCCTCGAATACCCTGATCCGAGCCAACCACGACCGTATGAAAGGCGACCACCCGATCCGCATCAACCGTGGGCGAGAATCCAATCGGCCGGGGGGACGGTGGGCGTTGATCGACCCCGTTGGACAGGGTCTTGTGCAGATCGTTTCCGTAAATCATACTCACGATCAAGCGGCTTACATAAAAGCTGAAATCGATCGCATGCGGACGATCGATCCGAGCCTGGCGTGGCATGACTTCGCCATCCTCAGCCGGACAAAAGTACCTTTGGCGAATGTGCGATCGATTCTGGAAGACAGCGGTTATCCCATTCGGACAACCTTGGAAAAGGGGTTGCCGTTTCACCGGGTAAGAGAGGTTCATCATGTGTTGGAATTGTTGACTGCCAATGAGAAGATGAACTTACGTGCCTCTGAATTGATAGAGATGCTCGATGGTGTCTCATCCAATCGAAACCATAACATCTGGTGGCAGCTGGTCGACCTGTTTTTCGACAATTATCGTGACGAAACTTCGGACAGCGTCCTTCCGGTCAGCCGGGCCATCGACCGTTTCTATGAATTCACAGCGGAACAGCGTCGGGAGAAGGTTCTGGGACAAGGAATATTTCTCAGCACCATTCACTCGTCCAAGGGTATGGAGTTCCCGCATGTGTTTATTCTAGACGGCGACTGGGTAGGTCAGAGAAATCGAGCTGAATGGGAAGAGGAGCGACGCGTCATGTATGTGGGTATGACACGTGCGGAGGAGACATTGCACCTCATGAAGATACCTATCCGCCCCAACCCATTCTTAAAAGAAATCAGAGGTTCTTTTGCCGTTTCCAAGACCTACGCTGGTGCTGCCATCGGCAATGAATTTAAAAACAAACGGTACGAGTTGATCGGTCTGAGTGAAATATATATGGATTTTGCCGGTTGTTTTCCCAAGGGCCACCGCATCCACAAACAATTGGCCCACCTGGAGGCCGGGGAAAAAGTTACTTTTCACCGGAATAATTCTGGGATTGAAATACACGATGTGGATGGCTTCTGCGTTGGCAGGCTCTCGCAAGAAGGCACCGATAAATGGTCCCGGCGTGTAGATCAAATTGGTGAATTGAGAGTCGTCGCCCTGTTAAAGCGTGAGCGTAATGATCCTGCAGAAGATTTTCAGGATAGAATCAAAGTGGATCAGTGGGAGTTGCCTGTTCTCGAGGTGGTATACACGCCTATCGATAATGGGTTTCCCGGGTTTACGGGGGTCATGCAAAAATAGCCATATGGTGTCAGAGCAAATGGATACCGATGATCTGTCTGAAAAAGCATACGGCATTATCGTTCATGCAGCGAGGGTGTGTATAAGGGAACATCCATCAACATATAAATTACGGTAGAAAATCGGCAATATTGAACTTTCTATCCTTGACGCTCCCCTCCCCCGCTTCACGAAGATGCTGATTGCCGTTTGGTTCAACCCCATTTTTTGAGCCAGTTCGATGGCTGCCAGGCCCAGTTCCCGAACAGCCAGGAAACAAAAATTTTCATTTTAAGTGGGGCCTCACAACCATCAGAAATGCAAGGGAACCGGCCAGCTGGGTAATGAACAGAAAATTGAATTGGTCATGGCTTCGTTCCATCAATTTTAGGGTTTTCAGGCTCGATGGCCCGGTCAAAATAATGCCAGCCGCAAAAGCAAACTGGATTTCCGCCATCCAGAAAATAATTGCCAGTGAGAATTGCGGGGGCGACATATACTCTGCGGGTGAATTCTCGGTTGCCCTTAAAGCCGGATTCGACCCTCAGTTCATCTCAGTCAACGGCGTCCCCAAGCCAAAAGATCACATCTTCAGGACGGTCAAAGAAGAAGCCCGGATTACCATTGACGGTGTTGAAGAGATTGATACCATTGAATCCGCGGCCAAAGAGCTGAATACGGTTGCCAAAGTCCGACTCAGGGTCTGTCCAGCCATTTCGGGGTTTACCAGGAGGTTTCAATGAGTAATTTTAATGCCACGTCCGGCCACTTTGCTGGTAAATGAGGACAAGGTATCTGTAAACCGCCAGGCGGAGAATGAAGAAAATGTGTTCCGGCGGGATCTGATTCCTGAGCACCTTCAGACAGAAGATAAGAGCAGTACTGACAAGATATCTGCATCCGGGAAAAATGCTGCTTACTGGCTCGCCCATAATTGAGTTGAAAAACCTGCTATCACCAGGAGCAGTAAAAAATTGCGGCAAAAAGTGTCCGACCAGAAGGGGGCCGGCTCTTCCGCTCGATGGCTGCCCGTTGTCGTATGTTGTCTGTACGGGCGGCAGTGAGTTAAAAAACATATCCAACCAATTAATTTCTTGACCTTTTTCCCTGGTTGCGGTTAGTTTTAGAAAATGGTCTGTTTTCTTCGGGGAATTTTTATGAATAAAATCGAGTTGGTTGAAGCTTTACGAAGTTCTTGTGAGCTATCGAAATCGCAGGCGTATGATGTGGTTTCGATTTTTTTTGACTCCATGGCCAACGCTTTGTGCAATGGCAAGCGTGTAGAGATCCGCGGCCTGTGTTCTTTCTTCGTAAAACAGTATGACGGCTATACGGGGAGGAATCCGAAAAGCGGTGAACGAGTACCGATTGCTCCGAAGAAACTCCCCTTTTTTAAGCCCGGCAAGGAATTAAAAGAACGGGTAGACAACGAAAAAAGGAGATAGCGATGGCCAACAAGACGAATGCTCAGATTAAAAGGGAACTGAAGTCACTCGCAACTGCCCTGCACAAGGCAGCCACCAAGCTCGAGAATCTGATGGCCGCCGTGGAAAAGCCGGCCGCACCCGCAAAGAAGAAATCCGCCGCCAAAAAAAAGGCCGCGCCAAAAAAAAGGGCCAAACGGGCACCGGTGACAAAAAAGGCAACCGCCCAAAAAAAGGCGGCCCCGAAGAAAGCCGCTAAAGCAGCGCCCCGCAATCGGGTATTGGTTGCAATCAAAAAAAAGAAGGCCGGGATGAAGGTTGCCGACCTGGCCAAAAGCCTCAAGATGAACTTAAAAAGCGTTCAGAAC
This window encodes:
- a CDS encoding HU family DNA-binding protein, whose amino-acid sequence is MNKIELVEALRSSCELSKSQAYDVVSIFFDSMANALCNGKRVEIRGLCSFFVKQYDGYTGRNPKSGERVPIAPKKLPFFKPGKELKERVDNEKRR
- a CDS encoding RecQ family ATP-dependent DNA helicase, whose protein sequence is MIDTLYLSPIAFPQNPYHRLVKDYKLVRATINNPVEDARLAASIFTDQWESFQRLSKETPELIDFYRYCFQGSRFNGFTGQGLSAVFCQLSNGAIDDPETALGSFITQTSGKVCVNAANQTIPPLLADDIKRPAVAFCLAWLQVAGGNSVLPPWVRYRFPEIPAVIKVLRENPCGDGDCEFCLQNHDPERQLTRFFGYPSFREAPQTEKGESLQRAIVCGCMGDRPTMGILPTGGGKSLCYQLPALVRYWRRGTLTIVISPLQALMKDQVDNLIKKTGTLFAESVSGLQTLPERGEVFERIRLGDTAILYISPEQLRSVSVRNVLKQREIGSWVFDEAHCLSKWGHDFRPDYLYAARFIREFAREQNQPVPPVGCFTATAKKSVTEEIENHFREKLGQELQLYEGGVERQNLSFEVVPLSKAEKLQRTQEMIQDHLDSNDDPGGIIVYASTRKDTEEIREFLFHQGLVAEAFHAGIDSKEKRDIIEAFIAGHTPIICATNAFGMGIDKENIRLVIHFSMPGSLENYIQEAGRAGRDLKPARCILLYDEEDAKLQFSMGSLSEVRRKEIARTLRALRRKKRNENGEIVVTTDELIRDEDWADIKELKPEFRDTKIRASIAWLERAGFLQRNHNLTEAFQGKPLVDSLEAATEIMNRLNITPQTRHLWLGILQQIINSPKDRGIRADELAEALFTEKETLQTMERQTGQTAAQIVISALHDMSDARLIDKGLMLSATFRPKGKNNALITFQTVCGLEDKLIRLLQIDDPDAENGDWVELDIRRLNQKLTNEECPTSPDVLRLLIKGISYDGKGFAASTGSFEIGHVDRHHYRVRLRRSWDNIRKTIFLRQNVANAILRKLIELVNKQAAETGAKVTGNVQITFTSDDLSAAIKSDLTLSAEVKKMLPAMERALMFLHEQHVIELQGGLAVLRQAMTLRLAEAAKGRYYSKGDYKPLAVHYQEKRLQVHVMMRYAILALEKIAPALALVLDYFTLGRVKFINKYFEGDRELLDKATTAESFRMIVDNLHNPIQIGAVGRPVDDSLLILAGPGSGKTMVIVHRCAYLLEVERIPARQILVLCFNHSSAMVLKKRLRALVGKVANAVTIATYHGAAMRLAGISIRDMAAGHSQNNIQFDRIIKDAVELLNGEKDIPGVEADEHRDRLLAGYSHILVDEYQDIDEDQYDLVSAIAGRSLAEEDSRLAIVAVGDDDQNIYTFRGANIRFIRRFQEDYSKDVVYLVENYRSSRHIISASNTLIRANHDRMKGDHPIRINRGRESNRPGGRWALIDPVGQGLVQIVSVNHTHDQAAYIKAEIDRMRTIDPSLAWHDFAILSRTKVPLANVRSILEDSGYPIRTTLEKGLPFHRVREVHHVLELLTANEKMNLRASELIEMLDGVSSNRNHNIWWQLVDLFFDNYRDETSDSVLPVSRAIDRFYEFTAEQRREKVLGQGIFLSTIHSSKGMEFPHVFILDGDWVGQRNRAEWEEERRVMYVGMTRAEETLHLMKIPIRPNPFLKEIRGSFAVSKTYAGAAIGNEFKNKRYELIGLSEIYMDFAGCFPKGHRIHKQLAHLEAGEKVTFHRNNSGIEIHDVDGFCVGRLSQEGTDKWSRRVDQIGELRVVALLKRERNDPAEDFQDRIKVDQWELPVLEVVYTPIDNGFPGFTGVMQK